The Stieleria maiorica genome includes the window GGGAAAGAACTGGCACCGATCGAAGACGAGGGGGCGATCTCGTTGGTCGTCAGCGCCGCCCCCGATTCGACGCTGAACGCATCGACCCGCTGGGCCGGTGAGTTGGCCGAAACGTTGCAGGCGATCCCGGAAACCGATTACATGTGGTCATTGGTCACCGCCGGCGGTGGATTCGGCGGCGTGATCACCAAGGATTGGGACCAACGTGAGCGCGACACCCAATCGATGCTCCCCGAAGTCTACGGCATCGCGTCGCAAAGTGTCGGGCTGGAAGCGTTTCCGGTCTTGGTGCCGCCGCTTCCCGGTGCCGGGCAGTTCGACGTCGAGGTCGTCATCAAAAGCGATGCGCCCACGCAGCAACGACTTCAATGGTCCCAGCAGATCATGCAACAAGCCGGCCAGTCGGGCATGTTCATGTTCGTCGACTCGGATTTGAAATTCGATCTGCCCCAGGCCCGGGTGATCGTCGATCGCGAAGTGTTGGCCGACTTGGGACTCGACCAGGCCGCGGTGGGGCGTGAACTGGGCGTTTTGTTGGGCGGCGGCGAGGTCAACCGATTCAACTTCTTCGACCGCTCGTACCGCGTCATTCCACAACTGGATGCCCGCCAACGTGAAGACGTCGGGTCGTTGATGGACTTAAAAATCCGCAACCCGGCCGGTGAGTTGATTCCCGTTTCGGCGTTTGCTTCGATCGAACCGGTGACCGCGCCACGCAGCCTGAACCGTTTCGGACAACAAGACTCGCTCAAGATCTCCGCGGCCGTTCTGCCCGGTGTGACCAAGGCGACGGGCCTGGACGCCATCGAACAGATCGCACGCGACGTCACCGGCGCCGTTGCTGAAATCGACTACGCCGGCGAGTCACGTCAAATCCGAAACGAGGGTTCCAAGTTGGCCGGGACGCTGGGGTTCGCCTTGGTGCTGATCTATCTGGTGCTTGCCGCCCAGTTCCATTCGTTTCGCGACCCGCTGGTCGTGCTGCTCGGTTCGGTTCCGCCGGCGATCACCGGTGTTTTGGTGCTGACCTGTTTGGATTTCACGACGATCAACATCTACTCTCAAGTCGGACTGATCACGCTGGTCGGTTTGGTCGCCAAGAACGGCATCTTGATCGTCGAATTTGCCAACATGCTGCGGCACGACGGCTGGGAGAAACGGGCCGCGATCATGCACGCGGCGCAAACACGACTGCGCCCGGTATTGATGACGTCGGCCGCCACCATCTTGGGCCACTTTCCGTTGGTCTTGGTCACCGGTGCGGGGGCCGAAGCCCGAAACAGCATCGGAATCATCTTGGTGGCCGGCATGGCCCTGGGGACGCTGTTGACCCTGGCGGTCGTTCCCGCGCTGTACCTGATCGTCAGCACTAATCGACGGCTTGACGGTGATGCATCGCAGCCGGAACCGTCGGCCCAGTCGCCGCGTCGCGAAACCCCCGCCGTTGGCGAATTGGAACTCGTCTGACCCGACGCGTACAATTGCCACAGCGAGCCTAGCCCCCAGTGGTGACGTCGTGCCGATCACCAGGCACGGCGAGACGCTGCTGCCCCGCGCTACGTTGACGCACTCACGCTCCCCAGAGCATCAAGTCCACGCACCTTGAACGACTCGACGCGATGCATACGATGATCCCCCGATGTGTCTGGCTGCTGGCGATCGGATCCCTGTTGCAAACGGCGATCGCCGCCCAGGATCCCGTCGCAATTGATCCGCCCCGGACGCTGATCCTGGATGCCCAGGGAATGGCTGGCCAGTACGCCCGATGGCAGGATTCTGGCGACAGCGTCCCGCCGGCGATTGAAAACTTGCGACGTGAGGCCGACGAGTGTCGGACCGAAGGCCCCTGGACGGTCGTTTCCAAGTCAATCGTTCCACCCAGCGGTGATAAACACGACTACATCAGCGTGGGCCCCTACTGGTGGCCCGACCCCGCCAAACCCGACGGCAAGCCTTACATTCGCCGCGACGGTGAAGTGAATCCGGAGCGGATGGAATACGACAATGTAGGGCTGAAGAAGACCTGCGGTAATAGTTTGACCCTGGCGCTAGCTTGGTACTACACCCGCAACCCCGATGATGCCCGACACGCCGCGGAGTTGCTGCGAACTTGGTTCGTGCGCCCGGAAACGGCGATGAACCCGAATCTCAACTTCGGACAAGCCATCCCCGGAAGAACGACTGGACGAGGGATCGGGATCATCGACACCGCCTGCCTGATCGGAGCGGTCGACGCCGCATTGCTGTTGGAAACGTCCCCCGCCTGGACAGACGCCGACGCGCGGTCGCTGCGGCAGTGGTTTGCGCAGTATTTGCATTGGCTTCGCCACAGCAAACACGGTCGTGACGAAGACCGGACGAAAAACAATCACGCGACCTGGTACGACGCCCAAGTTGCCTGCTTCGCCCTGTACGCCGGCCAGCCTGATGTCGCCCGCGAAGTCTTGCGAAACGTCGCCGAGCGTCGCATCAAATCCCAGATCCGCGATGACGGATCACAACCCCACGAACTGGCACGGACCAAATCGTGGGACTATTCCGTGATGAACCTCAAGGCGTTCATCAACCTGGCCACGCTGGCCGATCACGTCGACGTCGATTTGTGGAACCATCACTCCGATAACGCGGGCGGAATTCGAGACGCGCTGGACTTCTTAATCCCCTTCGCTCTGTCAGAAAGCGATTGGAAACACGAACAAATCACTCCGCTGGACGGCGCCAAGCTCGCTGAATTGCTCCGCCGCGCTGCCATTGCCTATCAGGAACCCAAATACGAAACGCTTCTCCATCGCTTGGCTCCTGACGACCAACCGACCGACGCGCGATTTCAATTGACTCACCCTGCCATCCACCTCCAGGCTCATCCCTGACCCGCATCTTCCTGTTTCGACTGCTGTATTTCTGACCCGTTTATTCTGTCACGTCCAATCCGACCTTCCCGTACTCACCCCAACAGGCATCACAATGCGTCGACTGAGCACGTTCTGGTTTGCGGTTGCCATCTGTATCGGATTCGTCTGCCGTGGGGAGGACGCCATGGAACCGCTGCCGATCCAACTGGTCGGCAAGTCGTTCAAGGCCGCCGATTCTCTGGACATCGGTCATGAACCTTCCGAAGATGCGCTGGCGTGTTTGAACGGATTGACGTGGAAGCCGTCACCCTTTGAGACCGAGTGCAATGCGCCGGATCGTCTGCGTGGCGACGTCACGGTACGTTTTCCATCTCCCATCGATACCGGTGATCCGCAGAACGACTTGGTGTCGATGGAATGGTACATCGCCCGAGACCAACAACAGCGTCCCAAACGGGCCGGCGCGGTGGTTGTGGTTCACGAAACCAGCAGCAGCATGGCGGTCGGACGGATGTTCGCGCACGGGTTCCAGCATTGCGGTTTCCATGCGTTTCTAATTCACCTGCCGCACTACGGCAAACGTCGGATCGACGGCCAAAAGCCGGACGACGCGTTTTTCTTTTCCGCGATGCGTCAAGCGATCGCCGATGTGCGACGAGCCCGGGATGCGGTCGCCAGCCTGCCTGTGGTGGATCCCGACTGCATTTCGCTTCAAGGCACCAGTTTGGGCGGATTTGTATCGGCCACCGCGGCGTCGATCGACAACGGTTACGACAATGTGTTCATCACGCTCGCCGGCGGCGACCTGTTGAACGTGATCGAAAACGGAGCCAAAGACGCCGCCAAAGTCCGCGCGCGGTTGGAGCGTGCGGGGCTGGTGGGCGACCAGCTTCGATCGCTCGTCCACCAAATCGAACCGACCCGCATCGCCCACCGCCTGGACCCCGACCGCACCTGGATCTATTCCGCCACCCTGGACACCGTCGTCCCGATGTCCAGTGCTAACGCGCTTGCCACCGCAGCCAAACTCAATTCATCCCATCACGTCAAACTGTTGGCCAACCATTACTCCGGCATCATCTACCTGCCCGCGATCATCGACCAGATGCGAAAGCAGATCGAATCGACCAAATAGCCCTCCAAACCAACACCCCGCCCACCTCGCGAGTGAGATTAGTCGACGTCCTCTCCGAGGTCGTCGCTGAGGGAAGCTTCGCCTCCGGGGCGACGAGTTCGGAGAACACGTCGACACTACCCGAGCCGATGATGATATTGTCGGCTTTCGCTGCGCGCTCGATGATTATGAACAACGGTAACAAAACAAGTTGACTTGGGCTCTCGCATCGCCCATTATAGACGCCGTGACTGAATTACACCGCAAGGCGACACCTTCCGTTCCTACTTTCCTCGGGATGAGGCGAATCGATGGCAACCGCAACAACGCTGGCGCTGTTTCTACTCGTCTGCCAAGTTGCAGTCGGCGATAAAGTTGCGACCGTCCACGACAGCCCGGACGAACGTTTGACCTACATGCGAACCACGGGCGGCTCCTACGAAGTCACCGTCGACACTGGCCGGACCCAAGAAGCGGTCACGTTTCGCGACAAGCCGGTGCTGCGATTCACCAATCCGGTCAGCGGCGTCGTCGACGGGGGGCTGTTTGTTTGGGAAGACAGTGCAAAACGTCCCGTCGCTGCGGCACAGATCTTTATCATTCCCGGCACCGACGACGTCTGGCTGCACGAGTTTCAGTCCTTGTCCACCCGGCCGCTGCGATTCCAATACAACGGGCGGTCTGCATGGGCACCTGCCACCGCCGGCGTCTCGTTTGAATCGATTCCCGGCGCGCCCCAGCCCGCCGCCACACCAGCCGCCCGCTTGCTTCAAATGCGTCGTCTCGTCCGTCGCATTTCCGCGCAGGATGACTTCGAAGGCGGCGACGAAGACCGCTTGCGGCTGATGACCACGCCGATCGCACGCTACCACGATGATTCCACGATCGACGGTGCCGTGTTCGTGTTTGCCCATGGCACCGATCCCGAACTGTTCGTGATCATCGAAGCACGCTCTCCCCAAAACAAACAGGCCTCCTCGACAGACGCCACCTGGAATGTCGCGTTGGCCCCGATGACCTCCTACGCGCTGCGAGCCGAACTGGACGGCAAACCCTATTGGAGCGTCCAGTGGCGGAAAGAGCCGATTCCCGTCACGGCGACCTTTAAAAACTTTGTCTTCCCGCCGACGCACTAGCTCGCCAGTGCCACACCGAAGCGAACGCTGTGGGAGAGACATAAAGCGTCTCCGAACGTTGATTCGATCGTTCATTAAATCCGTCATTGCAAAACCCGACGCACGACTGAGAATACTGTCCCTCGCACGATCGCAAGAGAATCCACGTCGTGAAACAAACGGGATAAAACAGTCATGGAAAGGGTCACGATTCGGCCGCCATCGCGTCTCCCAGGTCTATCACCTGCAATCGGGTTGCCCCTCGTTTTGGTTTGGTTCGCGTTGCTGTGCCTGGTTCCCGATCCGCGGCCGTTGGGAGCCCCCGACGCCGCGGTCTCGGTCGTCGGCAAACTGACCGGATTGTCAGAAGCGTCCTCTCGAGCTGCGACGGCCATCGCGTTGCGTGTCATTTCAATCGCGATGCTCGGCTTTCTGGTGGCGCTCGCTGCCAGCCGTCGACCGCTGTGGCAATCGGCACTCATCGCGCTCCCTGTCGCGTCCCCCCTGGCTGTCGCATCGCTGTGGATCAACCATGGCTACTTTCCGATCCCGTCACAAATCAAGCTTGCGATCGCCTCTGCCGTTATCGGTGTGGCCGCCGGGCTCGCTCTGAGAAAGAGTCTGGTCGCCAGGATCTCGCTGGCCGTGATCCTGTGCGGTCTGTTCCTTTGGGGCATCCCGCACGGCATCTCAAACGATTTGGATCGCAGTGCTCGAATCACGGGCCAGCACGTTTTGGCACACGTCGACGAGATTCCTGCCGGTGACGACGGCTTTGCCGAGTGCGTTGCGCTGGCGTTTCGTTTCGCCGCAAAGAATTCCGACGCGGCCGATCCGGTCCACACGAACCAGGCGGCGATCCTCGCACTCGGCGTCATCCTGGGCGATGAACATGTCGCGACCCTCGCGCGACGCTCGCTGGATGACTCCCACCACGGCGCGATCAGTCGACTTCGCCAGAAAGTCAAACTGCACGGCCGCGGCGATTTACCGCGACACTTTTGGGTCAGCGCATCGCTGACCTTGTTGGCCGATGGAAACCGCTCGACGTCGGTCGGGGTGACGAAAGAGTTGATGGATTCGAACCCCGGAGGCTCGGGGTTCTCGTTCGTCGATCTCGTCGCCGATCGCGCCGGCGTCCTGTTCGCAATGGCAGCGACCCGTGATGCCACGTCTGCCACGACGCTTCAGCAAACCATTCGTGACGGCTTAGATGCTGCGGACTATTGCCCACCGATCGAGGGCCTGCCGGAAGGGATCTCGCGGGACGAATTTCAATCGGTCTATGGCGGACTCGGCGGCGAACCGACAAAACGCATCGTCGACGAAATCACAAAGCGTCTTCGCCAGTGTCGCGTCCTAGCCGCTGATCCCCAAGCACCGATCGAGATTCTTCCGAAGATGCAATCCGGCCCTATCGCGATCGAATGACGCAACCCGCCACCCCATCTTCTTGTCACCCATTTTCCTGTCGCCCTCCTCCCATCATTCTGCCCCATCATTCTGCCCCATCATTCTGCCCCCATCATTCTGCCCCCATCGTTCTGCCCCCATCGTTTTGCCCCCATCGTTTTGCCCCTGCTTTTCTGTCCCTCAATTTCCTGTACCTCCTCAACCGCCCTTAGCCAAATTAGCGCCAACCCACCAACCCCATTTACCCCGGGCCAGCAAACGTCGCCCCTGGTACCCTTGGTCGGCGATGTGCATGCCATCGATGGTCGATCCGGAGGACGAATAGCGCAGGAAGATGAACGAGTGGCCGATTCCGCGGGGCCGTTGATTGTCGCGAACCAGTTCGTAGTTGGACTTGGTGCTCCAGGTTTGGATCACGGCACCGGGTTTCAGATTCCCCGCCCAGATCCCGTTCTGGTCGACCAGCGTGCCGAGCTTCGCATACGCCATCGCTCCGGCAGCCCCTTTGCCGCGATACTTTTCTGGAAGATTGAACCAGGTGTTCGTCCTGGTGTTGATAAACGATCCCCAGAGTCGGCCGAACGAGTTGCGGCTCGATAGCGACGGAAGCGCAACGCCGACTTGATTCGCAGCGGCTTTGACGCGGTTGTACGCGATCTGGTAGCACAACCCGCCGGGGTACTTTTCACTTTCGCTCAGGTTGTTGTACAGTTCGACGACCTTGTTCCCGAACGTGTTTCCTTGTGGCTGCGAGTCGTCGCCGGGCAGAAAGATCATCCCGGATTTATTCGTCGCGTCGTATTTTGCCCCGCGAAAATGAACATACTTTTGTCCGCGCGATGGCCGGGGACATTGGACGTAGTTGACCAGATACCAATTGATCTCGGCCGATTTCAGGGTGCCGAAGTTGAACCGGATCAGTTCTTTCGCATCTAACCCATGGTCCTTTGCGATTGTGCCAAAGGTCTCGCCTTCTTTCTGGCCGACCGGGTAGGGAACCGGTTGCTTGCCGGTCGCTGCGATGGGTGGCCAAGGCGCCTTTCGCGCCGGTTCTTGAATCGTTGCCATTGTCGTACCGTCCGTTTGGTTTGCGTGGAATTCAGAGCGAGACCAAACGCGTGTTTCGCCCCTCTTGGATCGAAAAAACCAAGAGGGATCGAATGTCACCCGTTCAACTTTCCAAGCGAACCTTCACGGATTGTGTTTCAACAATTGTGGTGTTGCACAGGCCTTTTTTTCTCCACGCCCGCGATTCGGTATCGGATTCAGACGGACGACGATCCCTGCCTCCCGCCGCCGATCTTCCTACGCTCCCCGGCGGTTGTCCCCGGCGGTTGTCGCCGGCGGTTGTCGCCGGCGGTTGTCGCCGGCACTGTGAAAGAGTCGACGGGCCGCAAGTTGCTCGTTGCGGCCCGTCAAAGCGTTGTGATGCGAGCACCGAATCGATTCTATTCCGGCTTCTTGTCGTTCTGCATCTGAGCTTCAAGGAATTTCTTGAACTCTGCGTTGGTCTTGTCGGTGTGCGCGTGAATCTGCTTGACCACTTCCGGATCATTGGAGGTGAACAAGGCGATCATTCCGAAGTCCGTTTCGATCTCTTGGGTTTTTGCACCGGCCATCTTCAACTTGCCGTACGAGGCGCAGTGTCCGCACAAGGGCATTTTTTCACCGGCGTCCAGTTTTTCCTCCACCATCTTCATCTTTTGATGCAGCTGTTGCATCCGATCCTGGTACTCCTTCGGTATGACGGACGCCGAAAGTGCTCCGTTGTCGATCTTGTGGTTCTCCCAAGTCACATGGGCCATCATGTCCATGTTGGCTCCCATCAGTTTGCACATCGAGCACTTCTGCAGGTCCAGCCAGCCGAGCTCCTCGTGATGATCGCCATTGCTAGGCGTTGAAACCAGCGCCAAGGCAAGCAACACAACTACGTAGCGTTTCATGATTGGTCTCCGGGAACACGGAACGAAAAGGGAGTCGAAAGCACACCTTCCGTCCCCCATTGATCGTTATAGCGTTCGACGGTGTCGATTTTCCGACCGAGTGTAAAACTTTCGCAGTCGATCCAGCCCCACAGCACCTTACTCGGAACAACCGTGCAGTATCCCCGTGGATGGGCGACCGCCGATCCGCCGGAACGGAAGCGTGATTGTTGTTTGATGGAGTAGAGACTGACGATCTCCGTTACGAGGACGGCCGACTCCACACTGGCTCCCTTCTCCCCCAAAGCAGTGCTTCGGCCCTTCCAAGCGTTCCGCGAACGGGGCAAAAACGAAACGGTTGGCCGAGCATAACCTTCAAAAGCAGGCTGCCGGCCGTTGGGGCGACTAAGTTGTCGACCAAAGGAGAAAGGATCGACGGGCGCAGTTCCCGGAAGTGACGCTATTATTGTCGCGGCGAAACTATCTCTGCATGCGGAAGTGGGGCACGTTTTGGAGGCATACAGAAGCAAGCGTGCAGCAAGCTGCTGCACAATTGCCCGAGGGCCTAATCGGATGCAAATTGGAAACAAGCTGTTTCCGATTCGCCGGCCAACGCGAAACAGCTCGTTTCGCAAATCCCGTAATGAGAAAAGAGCCCGTAGAAAGACAAGTGGGCGATACTGGCCCCGAATTAAACGGCAAAAACACCGCAAATCACGGGGCGAAATCAATCGAGGGCCTCTCAGTGGTTGCCCCTGTGGTTGCCTTGCATCGCATCCCGGAACAACGGCAAGGTAAAATCATGAGGTGGCTTCGACAATGTCCTTAACGTTTGCACCACAGCTCCCCAGGCGTCGCCTCACGAGTTTTTCGTGCGACTCCAGGCGTTTAGGCGGGACGAGTGCAACTCGCGTTAAACAATGGCTCAGAGGCCTTCGTTGATAGATATAACGCAGGATTGCGGGAGATAGCGAAGCGATGCTGTGCTCCTGGGTGCATTGCATGTTCGTGCACACCGAAATGCTCAGCAACAAATCCCCCTTCAGCCGTGTCCTGGCAAGAGAGTGTGGCCGGCTTTTTGACGTTTACGTTGCAAAAACAAAATCCAACGTTTGTCACGAGCATGAAAGGTTGCGTGCGGAAGGCGGGGCTCAGTGAATGCATCGACATTCACGCCGTTCGCTTTCGGGGCCACATCGGTGACCGGCATCCAAGGTTAATTCTGTCCGAAAAAGCGCTACGTACGGGTGATGGGAGCATGTTGCCCCCGGAAACCTGACTTTTTTCGCTTTCGGAGCACTTACGATGTCGCACATCGTCGAAATTCAGACCGAAATCCGCGATGCGGCCGCCGTCCGGGCCGGCTGCAATCGCTTGGGGCTTCAGCCGCCCGGTGAGGGCACCTTCAAGCTGTTTAGCAAGACAGCGTCCGGCCTGGGCGTCCAGCTGCGTGACTGGCGCTACCCGGTCGTCTGCGAGCTCGATACCGGGAAGGTCCAGTACGACAACTACCAGGGCCGTTGGGGATCCCCAAAACGGCTCGATGAGTTCATGCAGGCCTACGCCGTCGAGCGGGCCAAGTTGGAGGCCCGGAAACAGGGGCACTCGGTCCGGGAACAGCAATTGGCCGATGGTTCGATCAAGGTCACCGTCCAGGTCGGAGGTGCCGCATGAAGACCATTGAAATCATCGTCGCCCCCGATGGTAACACCCGCGTGGAAACCAACGGCTTCACCGGAAGCGACTGCCGGCAGGCGAGCCGGTTCCTGTTGCAGGCTCTCGGCCAGCAATCCAGCGAACAACTGAAACCCGAGTTTCATCAGGCTGCCACCGAGCAGCAACAGCGGGCCAGCGAGTGATCGCGGGCATTTGCCTTCTTCCCCCGCGGCATTCTGCCGTCATCGTCAACACACCACCCCCTTGGAGTACACCATGTCGCTTGCCAAGCGAATGGAGGAGTACGTCCGCGCGTGCTTCTCCGGAATCTGGATCACATCACACGAACATGTTGATGCGATCGATGAAATCAGCCAGCTTTGCCAGCGAGAAGGCTGGAAGATGGCCAGTTGGAATATCGCCGCCGGCCTCCGCTGCGGCGGTCAGGCTGTCGAGCAGGACGTCAGCGACCCGCTGGCTGCCGTCGGCGTCGCCAGCCTGCTGTCCGAAGACGACCAAACGACGGTCGTCGTGCTGGAGAACTTTCACCGTTTTCTGCAGTCTCCGGAAATCATCCAGGCCATCGCTCACCAGGTCATCACCGGCAAACAAACCCGGACGATTCTGGTCGTTCTGGC containing:
- a CDS encoding alginate lyase family protein is translated as MIPRCVWLLAIGSLLQTAIAAQDPVAIDPPRTLILDAQGMAGQYARWQDSGDSVPPAIENLRREADECRTEGPWTVVSKSIVPPSGDKHDYISVGPYWWPDPAKPDGKPYIRRDGEVNPERMEYDNVGLKKTCGNSLTLALAWYYTRNPDDARHAAELLRTWFVRPETAMNPNLNFGQAIPGRTTGRGIGIIDTACLIGAVDAALLLETSPAWTDADARSLRQWFAQYLHWLRHSKHGRDEDRTKNNHATWYDAQVACFALYAGQPDVAREVLRNVAERRIKSQIRDDGSQPHELARTKSWDYSVMNLKAFINLATLADHVDVDLWNHHSDNAGGIRDALDFLIPFALSESDWKHEQITPLDGAKLAELLRRAAIAYQEPKYETLLHRLAPDDQPTDARFQLTHPAIHLQAHP
- a CDS encoding dienelactone hydrolase family protein — encoded protein: MRRLSTFWFAVAICIGFVCRGEDAMEPLPIQLVGKSFKAADSLDIGHEPSEDALACLNGLTWKPSPFETECNAPDRLRGDVTVRFPSPIDTGDPQNDLVSMEWYIARDQQQRPKRAGAVVVVHETSSSMAVGRMFAHGFQHCGFHAFLIHLPHYGKRRIDGQKPDDAFFFSAMRQAIADVRRARDAVASLPVVDPDCISLQGTSLGGFVSATAASIDNGYDNVFITLAGGDLLNVIENGAKDAAKVRARLERAGLVGDQLRSLVHQIEPTRIAHRLDPDRTWIYSATLDTVVPMSSANALATAAKLNSSHHVKLLANHYSGIIYLPAIIDQMRKQIESTK
- a CDS encoding LysM peptidoglycan-binding domain-containing protein, which encodes MATIQEPARKAPWPPIAATGKQPVPYPVGQKEGETFGTIAKDHGLDAKELIRFNFGTLKSAEINWYLVNYVQCPRPSRGQKYVHFRGAKYDATNKSGMIFLPGDDSQPQGNTFGNKVVELYNNLSESEKYPGGLCYQIAYNRVKAAANQVGVALPSLSSRNSFGRLWGSFINTRTNTWFNLPEKYRGKGAAGAMAYAKLGTLVDQNGIWAGNLKPGAVIQTWSTKSNYELVRDNQRPRGIGHSFIFLRYSSSGSTIDGMHIADQGYQGRRLLARGKWGWWVGANLAKGG
- a CDS encoding DUF1257 domain-containing protein; translated protein: MSHIVEIQTEIRDAAAVRAGCNRLGLQPPGEGTFKLFSKTASGLGVQLRDWRYPVVCELDTGKVQYDNYQGRWGSPKRLDEFMQAYAVERAKLEARKQGHSVREQQLADGSIKVTVQVGGAA
- a CDS encoding DUF2997 domain-containing protein, whose protein sequence is MKTIEIIVAPDGNTRVETNGFTGSDCRQASRFLLQALGQQSSEQLKPEFHQAATEQQQRASE